Genomic DNA from Gossypium hirsutum isolate 1008001.06 chromosome A01, Gossypium_hirsutum_v2.1, whole genome shotgun sequence:
TAAATTTGGaacatcataaacttataaattgattacaTGAATTCAGTAactcatgataaattaattaatttaatttgataacttatatttattaattgaactaattagatttatgaactttataattaattaaatgaaagaatataaaataaaatgtacaTACAAGAAATAATGCATGTACCTATCTTacgtcttttaattttattgatttgattctcactttctttctttttttaacataattcacattttctttattttatgaaaattcacAATATAAATACTATGGTAAGTTCACAATGATTATATCTATATAACGACATGATGTCATGAGTGTATAATAGTCACATCTttataatagataaataaaacTGTTATAGAGAGGATTGACTATATTTAAATTTAGCTCATTATATGGTTTGAACTTAACTAAACAATAAtcgaattaaatttaaatttattttttaatcaaatttaaataattaatgagAACAAATATTTCtggtttaaatttataaattgatagTTAATATTCTAATTTGTTTCAGTTTGTAATAATAAGCGGTCTACAATCGTAATGTTGAACgatttatgtttatattacaATTTCGaaagtttatatttaaataaatccGAAGTTATTCATTTAAAAGTTGTTggatattattttgtatattaaggAAGTTATAGATTGTGATTATTAGCATAGTAATTTATGCACAAACaacatatcaaataaaatttaaaaaatatgaataattttatacgccattaaaaaattaaatgataacacataatttaaaaataaatttaagtaaattaatttttaaaatttgattaattaataaatcccattaaataaaaatatcaaagtaAATTACTACTTTTCAATCCAAATTGTCTTGgtttgtatttatttctttaacataGTCAACAATACAGTTAAGAATTAcaattatacaaatatatatattggtaagtgtttagtaaaatagtgaaatacaaatttaaaatttaaagataatattACTATCAAATATAGTTATAAATTCAAGCCGAACATATATCATGAAACAACCACCAATCTATCGGTCTACTATTACGTACGATGGGCTGCATAAACTATCCTCCAAACAACAAAAACGAACACATTCCTAAGGTAAAATGCAAATGTTTAAAGCTTGTTTCTAAACCATAAAACACCTTTATCATTATCACCCTCATCTGGTTCAACGTAAACACACTCCTTCAACTCCCTCCATATCGCCTTATAAACGGGTGTCCCATCGAACTGGTAGTATTCCCCCAAAACCGGCTTTATCACCTTGGTAGCCTCCATTGCATGATAGTGAGGTATTGTCGGAAACAAATGGTGAGCCACGTGTATGCGGGTTATGTCATGGAAAACCTTGTTTAAAATCCCATAATCTCTGTCCACGGTCGATAAAGCTCCCCTCAACCAGTCCCACTCCGAAGACTCATAGTGCGGCAAAGATGGGTGAGTGTGTTGCAAATACGTGATCATTACTAAGAAGGCATTAACCACCAATAATGGCACCCCGTAAACGCTAATAACCCAACCTACCCCTTTGGCCAACACGAGACGGTAAAGAGCATAGGTGACGGCGAGGACGCCGGCGTCGGAGACGTATATTTGGAGCCGTTGGCGGTCGGAAAAGATGGGGCCATAAGGGTCATAGTGGCAAGCTAACCTATCGTAAGGTGGACCAGTGATGTTGAACAGTAAGTAAAGCGGCCAGCCGAGGGTAAGTTGAATGGAGATTTCCAAAAACCGGCCTAGTGGATTATTGAAGTGTTTAGCCCACCATTTTAAAGCGGATTTTTTCTTTGGAACGAAGACTTCGTCCCTTTCGAGGGAACCAGTGTTGGAATGGTGACGGCGATGGCTATATTTCAACGAGAAATATGGAGTTAAGAGAAAAGTGTGGAGGATAAAGCCAATAGTGTCGTCAAGCCATTGATAATCACTGAAAGCTTGATGACCACATTCATGGGCAAGCGCCCAAAAGGCGGTGAAAATACAACCTTGCATGGCCCAGTAAAGAGGCCAAGCCACATACGGGAGAGGTTGAGGAAGGCTAGGGAAGTAATTGGTGGCCACATAGTAGAAAAGAGAGGCCAATACAAGGTCGTAAATAAGATAAGAGAATGAGCGTAAAACGGAGCGCTTGAAACAGTGAGGTGGGATGGCTTTTTTTATTTGACTCAGAGTGAAGGGTGGCTTTGAGCATGGAACTCGCTTCAGTGGGTAGAATTCGGGTTTTTTGGGACTCGGTGGAACTGACGTTCTACCTCCAGCACCCATTGGACTAGGTTGAACCTTGTGAAAGCTATGTCACGAGCACACTTAACACTGGAGACTAGAGAAGAagaatagataaatatatatagataaaagGAAACGATTGAGGCCGAATCAAGGTTTTAATGTAAAACAAATAACTAACTAAATTTATTACTGTCAACTTTGGCTCCTTTGACTAACCATTAACTAACTAAACTTATTGCTGTATATTAATTACACGAGCAGCTACCTAAATgcaaattattgtttttatttttatattatacttaATCATAATTTCACCATTAAATTACATAAAGCAATCAAGTTcgggttgttttttttttaattaaccgaaaattttaataagttaattatttgaattaaatataaCATCAGTGCATAAACTAAATCTTCAATTTAACAAaccaaaaacttaaaataaaattataaatataataacttaaaataaaattattttattacatttaatGAGACTAACACTGTCCTAAAAAGAAAGAAGACTAACtctgaaattttataattatggAGGCGAAGACTGCTCCTTTCACTCCCAGCGCCGCCGCTTACCATTCTTGTCACACGAATTTAATACCATTGTTATAGCCAAGGCTATCAGTAATCTGCTAAATTATTTTCTGTACTAGTCATAGAAAACTATTCTCCACATCTTATACGTTGTTATTCTCTATACTTTCACGGAATTTGAGATCTgtgatttaaaagtttaaaatccaattttcttattttcttcagTTTCAAAATTAAGTTCAactatttaatatgtttatttttcatcatttttctaTCAAGTTATATAAGGGCAACTTAATTATTATGTCAAGTTGATCAATTTTGACAAAATAACAATCTTAATAATTGaactagaatttttaaattagaaaagtagaatttattttataactttccaaatatataacttaaatcttaaattttattaaaatataaagactaatagCATATTTTAATAATCACCTTATTTACAACTTAGTTGCAATAAGTGTataagttaaaattatttttaatattttttgaattgtgtTATTTAACtgcttaattattttattgttcaTGGCAAGGTAGATGAATTAGAGCAAaagaaatttcaatattatttttggcAAGTTTTATGATCTGGATCCatttaaaaatctcaatttgACCCTGTgattatatcttgagctacaataCTCTTATTTGGTTCCATAATTTATTGTTTCAGAGGGAATTGAAAGATTTAATCAAGCTATTTCAATGTTCAAAGCCTAAAAACATTTAGAAGATTCCAAAAATGAACTTGAAGTTTGCGCCACAAATGTGTCAAAAACctcaaaaaaaaatactttatttCATTAAAggcactttgattttttttttctcttatgcGAATTTTAACCTATAATTACATAGCTCTAGGATCAGGATTAGAGTTGGTTGCacttaatattattttgtttttgtgttttCTTCCCTACAAGATTTACTAAACTATATTTCTAGTCAAAAGAATTCCCAAGTTTTGATTATTCAAGTTTATGAGATCTAATTCGGTTTTATCTTTATCTTGttggtatttatttaattacaaatattcaaatttattaaatatagttATTGTATTTGATAGTTTGAAATATTTGTCTTATCAATTAGCATTTTTAGGTCCATAATTATTTAGTTATTCTAATACTTGTGACAAATAACATGATTGGGTATAAATTAGATATACAATTCATATTGTTTGGATATGTGATCTAGTCTAAATAAACCCTGTTTATGTGTGCTTGTTGGCTAAAATTAGGACTCTTTAATTTTTCATAGTATTGATAAATTTAATCCTACACACTTCGTTATAGGGCTATCTATTAATAAGAAAAGTAATTTCAACGAGCTTCCTCTTAGTTGTCGAGAAGGTAAGGAGATATTGGTTACTAGGTGCGATTTTAGCAactataactaatttattaaataatatcaaaattatttttgcaTTGATGATCAAACACATGAATCAAAGTTGAAATTTTATCTTTGACTAGATTTCCATTCAGTTGGTTCCTTAAATTTCTATTTGCGAATTTcctttgaaagttttaaattttaaaaaatcctatttatttttatttcacttgtttttattaaagaaatagaATTATCACTAATCTCTGTCTATTTGACCCTGCTCATTGTTctatacaaattttatatttttcttatttggaattttatttttgtttaaagttGCTCGGGATTGGTGTGAATAATTTTATTCCTTTTCCTAACTCAATCTTCTCATGCAGGTGAACTCCAATACAATTCTGAGATTAAGAAAATTGCTCAAAaactaagaaaagaaaatgaattgcAATCCAACCAATCGTCTTCATCTACTAACCTAGACACCACTTAATTTAGTTGATTCATCTAACACATCTGAACCAGAAGAAAAGATGGTTAATCAAGAGAGAACCATGGGAGAATTAGCGACCCCAAGTCTGAATCAACAACTTGTTTGCATCCAATAACCTGCATTAGAGACATATTTTGAATTAAACAACTTGTTTGCATCCATTACCCTACATTAGAGACATATTTTGAATTAAACTTAGGCTAATTTATTTCTTGCCTACTTTTCGTGGTTTAAAAACGAAGATCCATATAAGCACTTGAATGAATTACATGTGATATATTCTACTATAAAACCTTAAAGAGTATCTAAACTTAGGCTAAGagtatttcctttttcatttgtCGATAGAGCAAAGGGTTGACTATTTTATTTACCTTTCGAATCTATAACCACATAGACATACATGGTAAGGTTatctttagataaaattttcttCCTTCAAGTGTTACTTCTATTAGGAGGAAGATTTGCAACATAAAGCAAAATGACATAGAGATTCGTCATGATATTGGGAGAGGTTCAAGCAATTATATGTTAGTTGTTCACAACATGGAATTTTAGAGCAATTGCTTATCCAATATTTTTACAAAGACGATGGAAAGAAAGATGATGGATGCTGCTAAAAGTAGTTCCATAGTGAACAAAACTCCTCTATGAAGCTAGATAATTGATTTCGATCATGGCCTCCTATTCACAATAGTCCTGATTTATACAAGACGTATCCGGAAGAGTTATCAAGGTAAATTTATCTTCTCTTGAAAATTGAATTTTTGAACTAACTTCTCTTCTTTAACAAATTGTTGTAGGACATACTTACTAGATGAAGGCTTGTGAGATTTGTGCTAGTTTTAGTCACACAAATGGATTTGTGTAGGTAGTCATGTTGACGGCATtggttcaaattaaaaaaaaatggtatTTTTTTGTGTCGATGTTCTCCTTGCCGGAACTGGTGTgctttttgatttttctttttttgtcggCATGCTCTGGTTGCTATCAGTGGTGGAACGCCAGCCTTGAGAACATCAGACTTGTTCTTGAAGCGACAGGCATCGGCTCATTTAACATTGTAGCTTAATTCGAAAAAgctaaagaaaaaatgaaaaagaagagaaagagaagaagagagcaagatagacttgagaaatataacaattaataataacaataacactaTTAATTAATCGTAAAATAACTAAAAGACTAATAGGGTCAAACGAAATGACAAATTAGAAACAAAAAGAGATAGTAAAATAATTATTccgaaaaaaattaattgataaatttaattttcaattttatgatTTCAGTGTagtttacttaaaataaaaaatatttttattctcttaaaaaaattgtatatagGATTAAAAGTTTTAGGAATTGAAgagtatgaaatgaattatttattataattaaatcttatgTTAAAAAAAGGGTTGTATATGAGGCTTTTCCATGCAATTAAAACGTTTATTTAACTAATCAAAAGAAACCATTAATTTCCATTCTGTCTTTCCAATTCTAAAACAGCAATTTCCTTTATTAGCTTCGTGCCAACTCTAAAGAGTCAAGAGGGAGACATGAAGACACATACTCATCTTTCCTCTTTAATGGtttcttttgattaattaaattccATTAATGCAATTTAAACCAGTGTAGCTGATTCATTGACTTTTTGTTGTTGATTGTTCACTATTCTTTTACCAATACTAAACCTAGAAACGGTGGTTCTTTTATTTGAgattttttatcaataaaaattCCATTAATGCTATTAAAACCATTGCAGGTGATTCATTGACTTCTTTTATTGATTGTTCACTTTTCTTTTATCAATACTAAAGCTAGAAATGGTGgttttttatttcagattttttatcaataaaattttcattccaGTCATTTCAgttctttaaattttatattccAAATAATTCCTTTCAAAAACCACATCGGTGTCAGCAACGAGAATGTcgatatcaaaaaaataaaaaaattaatttgaatcgGTACCAACAACGTGAACACAgtgtattgattaaaatattatcattttttattttttaaaataaatctcGAAATATAGGTATTTTAAagtgtatttgaaaaaaatacataCCGATGCTGGTGAACACAGTGCTGGcacaaaaaatttttttttatagattgaGCAATCATTAGGTGATGATGGAGGGTGATGCTGGCGGTGAGATGGCTGACACCTACAATATAGAAAACAGATCATTGTTGTACAAAATTTTGTACCTGcgtcattttcataaataatcaatttatttgaGTCTACTTTGAAAAAAATGtcgaaataaatatttaaatttagatatttgaatgcattatttttaaaaaaaaaattaaatcttctATTTTAAGAATTGTACAGATTAATTCAAATGTTTAGTAATTCAAGTAGCAACCTATTTTTATCAGTAATGAAAAAATTGATTTCGAGGTGGAATTGAGTAAATCGAATCAATCTAAAATGTTTTAGTTGGGCAACTACGGGTCGAATAGCATTAGAAAATAGAATTATTTAGCAATTAATTGTATAAGTCATTAAGAATAATACAGAGACTGAATTAAAGTGAACTAAACTAGAGAGATTTGGTCAAAACATTGAGTAATTTCTTAATGTGAAATTAAGCTACGGCATTAATAAGCAATtgaccaaaaaaataaattaaacttgggagattttatatatgtaatgtaaatactttattatttttatttctatatctATTTAGTTTCGATTTCGTtctatatttatgtatatatagtatttatgtctatacatttatacattttcctatatatatatatttgtatttctGTTGAGCAATCCCAATttttttaatgcatattttaTAAACTCGTTGCACTGCACTTGCATAAAAAAACTACTACTATTAGGGATATAAATTACCTTGTGTGTTCTTTTTCCGGGTTTCTTTATTCCCATACCACTTAGTTACCTTTTACCTTTATCCTTTCATGCCTTCCCGAACCATGTTCAAGAGAGCCAACATCAAATGTGCTAGAGCTAGTGGATCCGGTTTTAAGCTTGCTGTTAATTCTTCTCCTCCATCCTTTTAGATTGTTTCGGTAACACCCCTTTCCCAGTCCGATCGTTAGACTTGAGCTATAAGATtgcattaaattataaaaatgatataatcCAAGCAAAATATGGTTTATAAACATATTCGAGTCTCAAACGAGCTTACGAAACTCTTAAACCAACTCGGAAATAAgttaggactaatttgaaacttttatgaaAAGATAGGTAAAAAGCGTGTGACCAAGCCGTGTGATAGGTTGAGGCCGTGTGAGATTAAAACACATAGTTGTATAGCCCAACCATCTATGGGAACTAAGGCCGAATATGCAGAGTCACATGGTTGTGTCAACAGGTTGTGTAACTAGCTGTGGTCGAGTTAGACCTAATTATAAAACTTTGTAAATATTCATACGACCATGCCATATGCACGTGTATGGCGCACAGTGTGTGTCAGACCGTGTGTGCCTAAATGGTACCCTACAAGGCAAGTTACCACACCAAACATGCAAATATACCACAACCATGCAATATATTATTTCTCAGCAtgttaaaatacattaaaagcatgccaaaacaataattataacattcattCACGCCTCAATATTAATACTTAACATTCACATATGTTCATCATTTCAAATTCCAAGATTTCATCAACAAAATTCATCCTTTC
This window encodes:
- the LOC107901973 gene encoding delta(12)-fatty-acid desaturase FAD2, coding for MGAGGRTSVPPSPKKPEFYPLKRVPCSKPPFTLSQIKKAIPPHCFKRSVLRSFSYLIYDLVLASLFYYVATNYFPSLPQPLPYVAWPLYWAMQGCIFTAFWALAHECGHQAFSDYQWLDDTIGFILHTFLLTPYFSLKYSHRRHHSNTGSLERDEVFVPKKKSALKWWAKHFNNPLGRFLEISIQLTLGWPLYLLFNITGPPYDRLACHYDPYGPIFSDRQRLQIYVSDAGVLAVTYALYRLVLAKGVGWVISVYGVPLLVVNAFLVMITYLQHTHPSLPHYESSEWDWLRGALSTVDRDYGILNKVFHDITRIHVAHHLFPTIPHYHAMEATKVIKPVLGEYYQFDGTPVYKAIWRELKECVYVEPDEGDNDKGVLWFRNKL